The Mytilus trossulus isolate FHL-02 unplaced genomic scaffold, PNRI_Mtr1.1.1.hap1 h1tg000247l__unscaffolded, whole genome shotgun sequence genome includes the window aagtcaagaatatgacaaatgatttccattcgtttgatgtgtttgagcttatcattttgtcatttgataaagggGTTTCTCTTTTTACTTTTCCGTGGAGTTCgttgtttttggtattttacttTATTCTTAAACTTGGTAAATTACTGTCATCTTACTTTAGGGATTATCCTGCATACATATGCAATACGATGGGTGCCAAATTTGTGAAAGATCTATTTATCCCTTCAAGAGCACCTGCTTTTTGTTGGGTTTGTGTTGCTGATTCGTCAGATTTCTGTTCACAGTTGTATACTATGGTtgtaaatttgtcttttttttgtttctttggcattgtattgttaatatgaaaagaagatgtggtataattgctaatgagaccactctccacaagagaccacaagtgacacagaaattgaaaatttaaggtcacagtacggccttcaacaatgagcaaagcccataccgcatagtcagctataaaaggcaccgacatgacaatgttaaacaattcaaacgagaaaatttaCGGTTTGTTTTTCACTTATGTGTATAAAAATCTCTTTGATTTCTTTCTCCGTTCTCTTATAAATGTTATGATTTCTTACCTTCAACAAAGAGAAACATCACGCAGGCAACTAAACAAACAGCAAACTTCATGGTTCTTATCAAAATTCgtctaaaatttacaaatttaaaatgaagcatgtttttattgttacatACTATTATTCTAGCTTAATAAACAGATTCATGATTTGTTGAAGACAATAACGATATCAGAGACCATTAAACGTATGCAtgattaacttttatttataaaataaatattggcaAAGGAAAAATGGTATCGTTTGCATATTTTGTAGAGATTaggaaaagaaaaaatgaaaccTATACTTTGTTTAACTTTCTACTCTTACTACAGGTTGcaattctgtaaatatagacaataCAATTTCCCGTAGGATCTCCCTTTGCGGCTAAAATTGTGACACTtttttttgaagttaaatgaaAAAGAATTTCCCAGAACGGAAAGTTTATATGCACTACCATGACTACTATTATCTGGATGATATATCTTTCGTTAAATAAtctaagtttttttaaatattctaccGAAATTTTACCCGAAAATATGTAATCATGTAAGGTTCTTACGACAATCATAGTGTTCTAGTACAAGGTTTCCTCTTTTGAATGATATGATATATAAGTATGTGTTCGATGGGTCGATCACCGCATTAATCGTACTGTTGTACTtatgaaaaatgaatttgaaaactcCCGGCAGTTATAAGTTGATTTAATCAGTCACATGTCTTTAATTAATAATAACTGCCACGTGAATTAACCTTCCTGGTAAACAAACCTGaatgaacatttcaaattaaaggtattttttagattttaatcgATTTCTTGAAAGAAAGGTTTGCGATGTTTCATTCTATATAACTATTATTAAAACATTCAACTTATAAAGGTAGTTATTTCAACTTTCGTTCTAGTGCAATATATTTGCCTTAGTTACACATCTTTATGTGTAGTTTAAATTGATAatacacttttaaaatgttgtatatatCATGGACGATCTCATTCATAGATTTTATTCGATATTAAGATCGATATGTTTTACgatgtttttattgtatttcatatAACTATCACAAAACGTTCAACGTATAAAGATGATTATTTCAACTTTCGttctaatgtaaaatatttgcaCTAATAACAGTCACATGAAACTTCATAAAAGAAAATGGCCTATgcacttttaatttctaaaggtcaAACTATAAGGAGGTGCGGCAATTTTCAACATGTATTTGCCTCAAACTCTGCGAGTTTAAAATTATACTACTTTTCTGTACTTCCACTCTCTTCACTTTGAGTCTTCCTCATAATTCAAGGTGGTTGCTTATGATGTATATATACACTGGTAACTTTCCAAATAATGTCTGTTAGagataaaacacaaatatcatattttggAACCAGTACgttaacataataaaatatttatgaatattataaaaaaaaagtaaaatcacaaaaatacagaactccgatcaaactcaaaacggaaagtccctaatcaaatggcaaaattaaatgataaaacgcattaaacgaatggaaaacaaatgtcatattcctgacttggtacaggcattttcaaatgtagaaaacggtggattgaacctggctTTATAAcgctaaacttctcacttgtatgacactcgcatcaaattccattatatttacaacgatgcgtaaaCAAGACAGAcataaaatgtcaaattgtcaaaatagggttacagcagtcatcacaGTGTCACAATCTCAATAAGAGCAAAACCAGAAATATTTCTCcacaaaagaggcgtggtttgaaAAACAACTGAATTTACAATGTGCAACTCAACATTTATTTGAATAGAAAAACAAGTTTTTTctaacaacaacaaatatttaccAGAATCATAGACTAAAAGTAATCACTATATAACTTTTCTTTTACAGTACATTTTATGCCCCAACCCCTTTTCATTGTTTTGGCTCAAATTAGATGTGTATTAACGAATTCAGTGTGTGTCATGCACTCTGTTTTATAGTTTGATCTAAGTCGACCGTCTCGGCAGTACGaaaatattattcatgaaatatttgtcacttgACATTTAAGatacaatcaataaatcagctttttttcattatcatgattatttgtGTAATCTTTGATGGATACTATTCTGAGTGTACATCAAACTTGCATATATTTGATGTTTAAGGGagtttaagtgtatttgaaacgttttgatttatttttagatggagaaatacaataaaaatcttttattagGAATTcttcataaatgaaaaaaagattgaaaaataaaagaacatattatattgaaattttcaattcaaactaagtaaatgtttttgataGTTACAAGCATATACTAGTAGATTTTAACAAATACTTCAATAAAACTTcaataaaacattgattttggATTGAAATTTTAGTATTTACATTAACATGATTTAATCAATTCTAAAACAAAGATAAGGGAGTAGTGAAGTCGTTCAGCAACATACATGTGGATTCATTTCTTATTGATTGTTTATACGCATTTTTgcacatgtatttgttttatagaatGAAGTCTGAAATGCAACACAGCAAATTACGAGGAAAAGGTGGCTGAGGAATCTAGGAAGCAGTTGAGTATAACAGTCCAGCTAGTACATCACTGCCACTACCAAGCTTAAAGGCTCTTCTGAAAATTTGAATGTCTTTTCTATGTACTGTTTACCAAAagaaaaatttgatttaaattccGATTCATCTCTGTATCTAGTAAGTATTCTTATACTAAGCTATCAGTTCCTCTTACTACCTCCCCTTCTACTATGAAAGaactttttattaacatttgtaaaaaaaaaaaatctataaagtcattaatgtttttttgagttttaaaaaaaacttttatttttaaaacatgtaaaataaaatacgcGCTTTTAACGATCCTTTTAATTGTGTTGACAGCTATGATTTGTTAAACTTTCTACACTAAAGGTTGCAATTATAGACAACAAAATTTCCCTTTGCGTCTTAAGATGTGACACTTTTACTTTGAAGATTAGTGAAAAATAATTTACCAGAACGGAAAGTTTATATGCACTACTATTTTATTCagaggtcaaaatatagggctgtgcggcatattttcaatattgCTATGTcctgaacttctcagagtttaaacttatactaaaggagtaggttcagtaggccccctttttggccccaaaatgtAGCCgtttaacaaaattgttaagatttaaaattttagttattcattggaaagtaaaatgcttctgctacataaatatgggctatttttgacaatacaatgcacatatatcggataccagcatcattaagtcatgctaaaatactgaaatcttcaaagtttagtattttagttaaattttagacggtttctatcttaaatgaaagtagccacattcgtgttcattcttaatattgaaatgtaagttgtattttatgataatacataacatatataaaggttgtgaaTGAACaaggatgcggccactttcatttttgacaaaaaccatccgaaaagtgacatttttgggcatatttgatagatttttcatatttaagctagAATCGGGGCATTTTTAATGAGTAAATCAGTTAATatctatcacataaacttattgatcaactgaaatagaaacttaagtgtttaaacatgtctaaaatctttcgtcagttgaacttgaaatttgaggccaaaatcagcCCTAACCGGACCTACTCCCTTACTCTATACTCTATACTTCCCTAACCTTTCTTTTTGGACCTTCTAATAATATAGAAATCATGAGCTACCATGTTTTTCTATACTGGTTACATTCCCAAGTGATGTCTCAATGGGATGAAACACAGAGATCATAAATGGGAACAAATTAACATATCTATGAATGTTATATATCTCCCTAAAAGATGCGTGGTTTGAGAAATAGCTGTATTCACAAAGCGCAACCTACACTTCCAATCGTATCAAGAAatagttttgatatttaattaaatggtctgttgaaagttaaaatttttttttttgtaatggcCCTGTTTTTCTGTAATGGCCATGTATTAATGCCCAGTTTGTCTGTATTAAGCCCAGTTAGGGTTTTTAATcaagttaataaaattaagtTGTAAAGAGTATAATacctttttgtattttgtttaattaagtAACCAGCAACAAACATTAAAGTGTTATAAAGAACCATATGAAGGGATCACTGCTCATCctgttttttcaacaaataactTCTTTCAACTTTATATCTTGGATATTCGGTATATTTAAAGCTTTATCATGATGaagtacaaattattttatttcaaactaaaCTGTCATTAAAAGAGTGAGAGAGTACATCAAGTTGGTAGCCACACATACACTTTTTTCAGTTggttaataaatgtattaagaAATGGGTGTTTTTATAATGGCTCTTTTATATGTCCTCGGTCAGTAATAATGGCATCGGATGTCTATAATGGCCCTCGGCGTTGTCTCGAGCCATTACAGACTTCCTCGACCTTTATTACAGACCTTGAACATATAACAGGACCATTATAAAAACACCCATTCATTAATACTAAAGCATTACATTTcggtttatgaccaaactcagtacaGACGCATCATTTGGGTGATACATTTTACTATACCTACCATTATCTGGATGATATATTTTTCGTTAAATCATCAAAGTTTTCTAAATATTCTACCGAAATTTACCCAAAGTaactaactttaaataaatttaacataagCAGCAGTAgatgtccttttctagattgatacatttctatttctaaaaagaaactttaaacaacATTAATTTTTGATCACTGTTTCAAGTACACCTAGCCTAAGGATAAAACACACAAATGACTTCCAATACTTTTGGGGTTGTCTCCCATACTCCAGGTCTACCATCCTTTGTTTAACGAGCAAACATATACTAGATTTGAACATCAGTTAACCATATTGATGTGCCTCATATATTAATATAGCtttcaaattgtcaaaaaaacCTGCTTAATAGTttgataaaacatattatgtCTAGTGAAATAGTAAAAGATTATTCAggtaaaatgaaaattcaccTTCAGAAAACATTCAAAGGGGAAtaagtttaagaaaattttaagtataaagtaaaataaaaaaaatactgaactccgaggaaaataaaatatatgtcatGGGTTGGGCTTAATTTTcgtgaaaatcaaaatattatctTAAATCTTTCAAGTGTCTTTGCAAATATGAACTTTTAAAGCAAAAATTATGAAACATACCTTACTTTTAAGATTAACTATAAACATgtgatatttgtaatatttttctttttaattataaaacatatatgaaatataacaaacagttttataaaatttattagcgtgtttaaaatttgttttattttctctaTGAAGTATTAAGTACAAAATGCTCCACTCAAAGACTTGAGATGCAGAACCTTTGATCGTCTGTAATGTTGATATAATGCCAATAATATTCCCCCATCATAAAACCTCAACaaatacttgttttattttaggcAATATAAAACGAAATCTAATGTAGTAATTAGGCAATGTATTTTTTGTAGATTAACATATACAAAAATGACTAGAagatctattgaaacatgcgaCTCGttgaatttttacaaatatctttGCCAGAGGATCGGATCTGAGGAAGACGTGAGAATAAGGAGACTGGCTTTCGTTATTCGTGACATTGGACGAAATGATACATTTATAACTAGTGGAAGTAAAGGTGAAGGACTCAATTTAAACGGCAGTGATTTAGATCTGATGATAATTGATCGTTGCGCTCAGGTGTATGAATCGGAAGAAGAGGTTGTAATTAAAGGCAGGGGACTACCGTTCATGATGTATACTGAGGACACACCACCTTGTTTTACACAATTATATCTTCTAACCTATCATAAAAATCAAACACTTATCACCGTTTCTGTTTCATTTCTAAATATGTTAGATATAAATCATAGGGGATATGCATTCTCAAGTGAACTTTATAAGCTATCTTATTTGTCAAATGCATATAGGCCCTCAAAAATTCATGGACCGTGTATATCAGATGAATTTGATCAACCAGATGTTGCATTTTGCCTTAAATGCGACACATGGATATGCCAAGCAAAACCATGGGTTAGTAGACCTCGTGCAACTTGGCCTTCACCTGATCTCATTTCCAAAATAATATCTTGTGGTGTGTTATTTGTTCCAATAGGCTACAAAGGATCAATACACGAAAACATTCAATGGCGAATTTCATTTTCAGTTGCGGAAAAATTTCTTGTATTTTCCTTTAGCCATACCCAATTACTATGTTATgctttgttgaaaattttactgaaGGAAGTAATTGAGAAACATGAGGATTTGAAAGGTTTATTGTGTTCGTATTTCTTAAAAACACTAATGTTTTGGATTTTAGAAGAAACAGACCCATGCGCATGGCGACCAGATAATTTGGTACCATGTTTTAAGGCATGTCTACAAAGACTGCTCTACTGTGTAAGATACTCAATATTGCCACACTATTTTATTCCTGAATACAATTTGTTCCTATTACGATTCAATTCTTATAACCAACAAATTTTGATCACCATACTCAAGAATTTATATGGACAAGGTATTAATAGTTTTGCATTTTCTGAAACCCTACAAGATTATCAAAACCAGTGCAACGAAATCACTGAATCATTATTAAGCAAAAACATCGGatgttcacaaaattttatgccAACATATATTCATATTCTTAATTCTGGTAAAGTTGGACGTTTTTCAAGACTGTTGTATAAATGTCTTCACCACTTGCCAACTCGGATATCGAAGGGGTTATTCGCTTTACAAATATCAGCCGCATTTAAAGTTGTTCCCACAACAACACACCAATCATACAGTTCAACAAACAAACACCGTTacttaatttacaaaaatgatctTAGTCATTTACTAATCGGTTTACATTCAGATGCAATAACTGGACTGTTGATGTTAGCTTCTTTCTTCTATGTTGCTGGAAATTACTTAGCCACATTAACTGTATTAACATATACAACGGGGAAATTCACAGATGACACAATCTATCTTAGAGTTTTGATTAATAGCTGCTACCTTCCAGATAATATCAAACAGCATGTTGTGAAACTGATGAATAAAGAATCACTTCCTACAATTTTAAGATTATTGACAACTCGGTGCTTTGAAATTGACCATAAATCCGCAATAGCTCCAAAAGAATTACAAGAAGATGTTTCACGCGACTGTACTATTTTTCACCCGTTACCTTATGTACATTTCCTCCGCTTCTTGTGTTGCTACCATCTACATGACATTATATCGAGCAGAGAGTCCTTAAAACAACTCGAGCTGGTTAAtaggacaattttagaaagttgttcttttgtttcatatcctGATTCGTTGAATACTGTCATTATGTGTGGCATAGCTTACCAGTTATTAGGTGATATACACACTGCTAGACGTGCTTTTCAAGAAATAGCTGCGCATGATAAGAACAATGAAACCAGTGCAGCATCAAGGCTGAAAAGTCTGTTCTAATAAAACCAAAGGATTGATTCTGGATGTAGTTTAGTAAGTTATTTTCGACGTTTTACAGAAAATGTAAACACATCATATTAtgtatacttttagttttttttatcacaaatcATTGAAATATCACAAAATCAGGCCTTTTCCTAGATAATTTATCTTGTATATTTCTGACTTGAAATTACATTTGGTTGAATGTCCTCTTCTCGTTTTGTATATCACATTTACCTTGTTAAACTATGGATACAAGTTATGAAAAACGTCAGACCTACTTTAGAGTTTTCACCTTACAGTCGCTGATTAAATATATATGGGAATATCCCatttaaacagttaaaaaatgtctaaataatTAAACGTTGACTTTTCAAGTTTCccgatttgttttaattgcttAGATTTTTGCACTTCATATATAACAGATTTAgatagtttataaatataaaaaaagtaagcGCTCATCGTTATAATCCCatagacatttttaaaaagaaaatagatgctttgtttgttttcaaaattaatagcTCTGACTGTCCAATacttatgtaaataaactcatcatagatatcagcactaaatttagtatttacgccagacgcgcgtttcgtctacaaaagactcatcggtgacgctcaaatctccaaaagttaaaaagtacgaagttgaagagcattgaggaccaaaattccttaaagttttgccaaatacagctaaggtaatcgaTGTCTGAGGCAGagaagccttagtttttcaaaaaattcaaaaatttataaacagtaaatttataaatataaccatatcaatgacaatttttgtcaacacaaaaagtactgactactgataCATTTTTCTCTAACTTAACCCATCTAACATA containing:
- the LOC134701600 gene encoding uncharacterized protein LOC134701600 produces the protein MTRRSIETCDSLNFYKYLCQRIGSEEDVRIRRLAFVIRDIGRNDTFITSGSKGEGLNLNGSDLDLMIIDRCAQVYESEEEVVIKGRGLPFMMYTEDTPPCFTQLYLLTYHKNQTLITVSVSFLNMLDINHRGYAFSSELYKLSYLSNAYRPSKIHGPCISDEFDQPDVAFCLKCDTWICQAKPWVSRPRATWPSPDLISKIISCGVLFVPIGYKGSIHENIQWRISFSVAEKFLVFSFSHTQLLCYALLKILLKEVIEKHEDLKGLLCSYFLKTLMFWILEETDPCAWRPDNLVPCFKACLQRLLYCVRYSILPHYFIPEYNLFLLRFNSYNQQILITILKNLYGQGINSFAFSETLQDYQNQCNEITESLLSKNIGCSQNFMPTYIHILNSGKVGRFSRLLYKCLHHLPTRISKGLFALQISAAFKVVPTTTHQSYSSTNKHRYLIYKNDLSHLLIGLHSDAITGLLMLASFFYVAGNYLATLTVLTYTTGKFTDDTIYLRVLINSCYLPDNIKQHVVKLMNKESLPTILRLLTTRCFEIDHKSAIAPKELQEDVSRDCTIFHPLPYVHFLRFLCCYHLHDIISSRESLKQLELVNRTILESCSFVSYPDSLNTVIMCGIAYQLLGDIHTARRAFQEIAAHDKNNETSAASRLKSLF